CTTGGGCACAAATGTAGAAAACCTGTACCTTCAGGGCAGTGCTTATTACGGTTACGGCAACGCACTCAACAACTTGATTGTGGGTAATGCTCAGAATAACTATCTCTGGGGCGCTGCCGGCATCGATACAATGGCAGGCGGTTTAGGTAGTGACAGATACGATGTCAACGATACTACTGATGTGGTTATTGAAGGTGTTGGTGCTGGCACAGATATTGTCTACGCCTATGCTAGCTACACCTTGGGCGCGAATGTAGAAAACCTTCAACTTCTAGGCAGTGCTTATTACGGTTACGGCAACGCACTCAACAACTATATTGTGGGTAATGCCAACAATAACTACCTCTGGGGCGCTATCGGTGTCGATACAATGGCAGGTGGCTTAGGTAGCGACAGATACGATGTTAACGATGTCAGTGATGTGGTTATTGAAGGTGTTGGTGCTGGCACAGATATTGTCTACTCTTATAATGCCAACTACACCTTAAGCGCGAATGTTGAAAACCTTCAACTTCAAGGCAACGCTTATTTCGGCTATGGCAATGCTCTCAACAACTCTATAGTGGGTAATGCTAACAATAATGTCATCAATGGTGGTGCCGGCAACGATACGATGGCTGGTGGGCTAGGTAAGGACGCCTACATTGTAGACAGCGTCAGTGATGTGGTTACTGAAGGTGTTGATGCCGGAATAGAAGACGTTTATTCTTCTGCTGCCAACTACACCTTGAGCGCGAACGTTGAAAACCTGTTTCTCAGCGACAGCGCTTATTCCGGCAATGGCAATGCACTCAATAACTCTATAGTGGGTAATGATGGCAATAACGCAATCTCAGGGGATGCAGGAAATGATACGATTAAGGGTAGCGTCGGTAGCGATACATTGACTGGCGGAACTGGATTTGATTACTTTTACTTTTACTCTTCGACTGAAGGCATTGACATCATTACTGATTTTAAACAGCAAGAATTAGAACAAGATAAAATTGTGCTTTCATATGCTGGGTTTGGTAGCAGTATATTCACGTCATGGGAAATGCCTGGATTTTTAGATTCTTCACAGTTTAACATCGGCGCTGCGGCTTCTAATTCAAGTCATCGTATCATCTACAACTCATCAACCGGCGCACTTTTCTTTGATCAAGATGGTACAGGAGCAAACGCACAGGTACAAATTGCCGGCCTCTCAACAGGTTTAACTCTAACTAGCAACGACTTCCAAATTATTGTATAGAATCGCTCACTTGTTGGTAAAAGAGCAAAGCATTTTATTTTATAACTTCAGCTCCTTTGAGAGATCAAAACTTTCAGAGGAGTTTCTCTTAACAGAATTATATAAAGCAGATCGTAAGGAAAGGACGCAATTTTGACTAAATCGTCTCTCTGAATATTTATCTCAAATTAAAACTTAATTCTTGCCCCTTCCAGTAAAACCAGCAACAGTTTTAACGAGTCAAATTCTTTCTTAACACGATGCAAAACAATAGCTAGGGAGTTTGTACTTTTTATTGTATCAAGTTGCCAAGGAATACAACTCTTAATATTTAACGTTAATCAATAATTTGTAAGTTAGAGTTGTAACAACACTAATTTGGAGTAATTGACATGGCTACAATCATTGGGACATCTGGAAATGATAATCTACCTAGACTTACTGATCCAAGCATAATTGGCAATGACAACATCTATGGATTAGCTGGCAACGATACCCTCAATGGGGGTGTCGGTAGCGACACAATGGAAGGCGGTGCTGATCATGATATTTACTATATAGATACCCTCAGTGATGTGGTAACGGAAGCGGTGGCTGCAGGCACTGATGTTGTTTACGCCTCTGCCGGCTACACCTTAGGCGCAAACGTAGAAAACCTATATCTCCTAGGCAATGCTGATTACGGTTATGGCAACACACTCAACAACTATATTGTTGGTAATAGTGGTGATAACAGACTTTGGGGTTCTTTTGGCATTGATACGATGGTTGGGGGATTAGGGTATGACCTTTATCATGTAGGCAACACCAGTACTGTAGTTATTGAAGGTGGTGGTGCCGACATTGATACGGTATACGCAACTAGTAGCTACACTTTAAGCCCTAATGTAGAAAATCTTTATTTGCAGCAGAAAGACGCTTATTACGGCTATGGCAACGGACTTAATAACTATATTGCCGGTACTCCCGGCAACAACTACCTTTGGGGATCTGTTGGAGTTGATACATTAGTAGGTGGCTACGGTAATGACACTTACTCTGTAGAAAGCACCTATGATGTAATTATTGAAGGGGTGCATGAATCGTTCGATACCGGCACAGAAACCGTCTACGCATACAGCAGCTACACACTAAGCCCCAATGTAGAAAATCTCGCTCTCCTAGGCAATGCTTATTACGGTTACGGCAACGCACTCAACAACTTTATTGTCGGTAATGCCCAGAATAACTACCTTTGGGGCGCTGTCGGCTTCGATACAATGGAAGGCGGTTTAGGTAGTGACAGATACGATGTAAACGAGACCAGTGATGTGATTATTGAAGAGGCTAATGCCGGCACAGATATTGTCTACTCCTATGCCGCTACTTATACCCTAAGCCCGAATGTAGAAAATCTTTATCTTGTAGGCAGTGCTTATTCTTCAGGCTATGGCAATGTACTGAATAACAGGATATGGGGTCATAGCGGCAATAATTACCTCTTGGGTTTATTAGGAAATGACACCCTCGCTGGAGGTGCTGGCACCGATTCGCTTATTGGAGGTGCCGGCACCGATTCGCTTATTGGAGGTGCCGATGCAGATTACTTTATCTTCTACACTATCAGTGAGGTTAGTGAGGGTAGTGATGCAATCGATTTTAATGCGCTAGAAGGAGATAAAATTGTATTTTCAGATAGTGGTTTTGGCGACAGAGTAACCACCACAACAGGAGTTATACCTGGATCTCTGCTCTCTTCTCAGTTTGTTATTGGCGTTGGGGCAACTAATTCCAATCATCGCGTCATCTACAACTCATCAACCGGCGCACTCTTCTTCGATTCAGATGGTTCAGCGGCAGGCGCACAGGTACAAATTGCAAGCCTCCCAACAAGCTTAGCTCTAACTAGCAATGACTTCCAGCTTATTGCATAGAATTGTTAACCTGTTAGTAAAAGACCAAAGCAATTAATTTTATAACTTCAGCTCCTTTGACAGCTCAAAACTGGCAGAGAAGTTTTTTTTAACCAAAAATAAACGCAAGTTTTCTTGAAAGAGTAGAATCGCACACTGATAGCCGTCAGCAACTTCTATCCATTCCGAATCGCCGTATTCAAATCTGTGCGCTAGTCTCCAGGGCATAGCGAATCATCGAGTAACTCCATTGCTATTTCTATGTCTTTCAGTACGGCCTTAGATTTAGGTCGCTTATCTTTGAGTCGGTTAAATACGGTTCCCGCATCTAGCAGTTTGAGCGCCGGTGCTGCCGGCTCTGATTTCTGCTCGGCAAGCTGTTCTTTTAGCAGTTCTATCTGGTTGAGCGCGTCACCATGTTTTTCATGGAGTTGATTGCACTCACTGTCTAGGTCATTACGCTCTCGCTCCAATTCCTCAAGTCGATTTTGCAGTTGTGCTATCTGTGGCCCGGTTGTATCCGGGCTTATTCTTTTCCCAGTTGCGCCTCGACCGCTGCCGATAGATTGGCGTCGATCAGGCTGTTTACCAGCTCTCCCAAGCCGTGTTCGATTTGAGCTTTTATCTTCTCCACAAGCCGAGGTTCAAGCCGATCGATCAGCGATTCATCGTTAGTCGGCTCTGATTCCCTTACCCGGGTACTACCTAGATTAGTGCTAGGTACTCCATCTAGGTCATCTAGGTAATTCTTAAGATACTGATTTAGTAGAGCCGATGCGTTTGTGCCATTGTCTCGCGCTTTGTTCTTGAAGGCTTCCCACAGTTCGGCTTCAACGTTAAACGTGGCAAGCTTCTTGCCATCGCCGGTGTTGGACATATAGGTATCTTATCCTTCATATAGGTTTATCTAGGTCAGATTAACACTACCTAGATAGTTTGTCCAGGTAGACCTATAAATATTTTGATTTACCTATAATTACCTATATACTTTTTCTAGATACCCAGGTTGCTCATTGGATACCTAGACAAACACCTAGATTAATCCCACAGCCCTTCAAATCGTTGGGAGTTACCTGGTAAGCGTAATTAGCAACAAACCCGCTTCAGTTGCAACAAGCTGATTAAAAACAGAGGTTCAAGCCAACTTTCACCACACCACGGGGGATTCAGCCTCTAGGTTAGGATAACTTTGTTTCCTAGCATGGCTAAGAACTGATAAAGAGGCGACTGCGCCGCGAACTTGGGAGTCGGTGACTTCGAGGTATTTTTGCAACTCGGTTAGGGTTCTGTGTCCTGATATTTCTTGGATCACCCTCAAGGGGATGCCGGCGTTGCTCATCTGGGTGAGTGCGGTGCGCCTGAAGCTGTGGGTGGAGACTCCCTCAATGCCAACTCGATCGCAACCGGCTCGGAGAATTCGCGCGGCTGATTCTGGGGTGAGGTGTTTCCAGTGGTGCCGACTGTGGCGACCGGAGAATAAGTGCGCGTTTTGCTCTGGGGGCTGGTAAGCGGTCAGCAAAATTCTGAGGTCTTCAATCACGGGAATGGTGCGCGTGGCTAGCTTGCCCTTGGTGTTGCCTTTGCGGATAATCAGCGCCGGTCTGATTCGCCCTTGCCGGTCGTAGACATCAGTTTTGAGAAGTGAACACGCTTCTGCAATCCGGCAAGCTGCATAAAGGCACACTCCAAACAGCGCCCGGTCACGGTCGCTCTGTAATCCATCGTTAAATAGCAGCTCAATCTCCTCTTGAGCGAGAATCGCTGCTTGGCCGTGGCCGTCAATCTTCACAGCATAGGCTTCCATTCACTTTCCTCTCTCATTGAACAGCGTTGGGGGTGCGTGTGCTCCTCTCACTCCCTAAATTTGCCGCAAATTTTCCCCAACGAACAATTGGCACTCTACCAATTGGCAAGTGCTTTGGGCCTTAAATCAACCAGAGTTCGCCGTATCTACTAGATTTCGGCTATGTTGTGCTGCCTGCTTCAGTCCCCTTACAGAGAAAAGCAGGGCAACACACACCAAAAGACCGTGTAACTTGGTCAGTCTATAAAACTAAGCAGTTTCCATTCAAATAATTTTCCCACCGCGTAGGAAGCAGACTCAGATATTGCCGGATACTACGAGGCTCAAGAGTTTCCATTCAAATAATTGTTCCCGTGTGTGAGGAAATTGGATAGAGTACGCCAGCGGACAAGGAGGGCTGAAGTTTCCATTCAAATATTCTTCCCAGTAGGCGGGAAATCAAAGCTTGATTATCTTTGCTCGCTGCCATCGGAGTTTCCATTCAAATAATTTTCCCAACAAGTGGGAAACACGGGCTATTCACAATAGCAGGTGAAATGCCGATTGAGTTTTAGTTTCCATTCAAATAATTTTCCCTGCGAGGGGGAAATTAAATAGTTCTATTTTGATGTAAATCAAACATGGTTGTTTCCATTCAAATAATTTTCCCAATGAGTGGGAAACTATCCAGTACAACACAGACTATCAACCCACACCCTGGTTTGTGTTTCCATTCAACTAATCTTCCCAGCGCGTGAGAAACAGTACGTTATACAGACTGTGCCGGTATTTCCATACAAATTTGGTTTTCCATTCAAATAATTTTCCCAGCGTGTGGGAAACCAAGCTCTACGGTGCCACCTGAGGTACAAACAGCGATTGATAATTTTCCATTCAAATAATCTTCCCAGCGTGTGGGAAATGAAGATGATTTTGAAATCGTAGTCCCTGCAGCCATGTTTTCATTCAAATAATTTTCCCAGCGTGTGGGAAGCAGACGATCATAACCGAAATAGTGGCAGACGCTACTGCATTTCCATTCAACTAATCTTCCTAGCGAGTAGGAACTGCTTGTGACAAAGTGATGGCCGGATTCGGCGAGGCATTTGGGTTTCCATTCAAATTATTTTCCCAGCTAATGGGAAACAAAATGGGATGCGATACAGCGATAATTATCCACTTCGGGTTTCCATTCAAATAATCTTCCCAGTGCGCGGGAAATGGATAAGAAATCAAAAACAGGAGGGTTTGAAGTACCGTTTCCATTCAAATAATCTTCCCAACGAGTGGGAAACCTCTAGAGATAATTTACCTCAATTCAACCGTCTGTACTAAAAAGCGGCTATGTTCACCACCGATCTACGGTTCGTACCCAAGGACACACGTGGGTTTCCATTCAAATAATTTTCCCGGCGCGTGGGAAACGGCTTACTCAAGCAGTTTACTCAAACAATACACTCGTAATTAGAAAGTTTCCATTCCAATAATCTTCCCAATGAGTAGGAAATGCTAATCCCATTTGGGACTATGCTAGCGCTGAAGTTTTCATTCAAATAATCTTCCCAACGATTGGGAAGCTGTAACCCATTAAAACTCTTATTGGGCTGAGTGTCTAGAGTCAACTTTCGGCTGCCGATTTATGCCCAATCCTCACCCCATTGGCTTTCAATTTGGCGTGTGTCTTTGGGAATTTCCTTCCATTGAATATCGAGCGTCATCTGCTTTGGGTTTTCTGGAGCGGTTGCTGCAACCTTCAATGCTTTAAAGTAATCGCGTTCTTTAGGAGTCAGCGCAGCCCATACCTTAGTCAGTGTGCCTGCTGGTAAGCGCTGCCCGTCTTTGGTCATGGCAGCCTCAACAACCTCCCAAGCCCAACACTCCTCAATAGCCTCTCGCATAATCGCTACGAAGTCGATTTCATCATCGCTGACAGCACAGACAGCAGGTGACGGCACGATGTCAGAGCTGCTGACAGCACCAAACCCTTGTGGCTCTAGGGTGACAGCAACATCCTCAATTTTGGCGTCTCTATTTACTTTTGGTGTTTCTTCAGCAGCATCATAGTGAGAGAAATTTTCTTGCGAAAAAGTTTTGTCTATCTGCTGTCTGTATAGGCTAGAACCCTTATTTTCGTAGGGTGACAGCACACTTTTTGCTGCTGTCTGTGTGCTGTCATCTGCTGTCTGTGCTGTCTGTCGCATAAACAGCTCACTGGGCAGCGGAATATCATCGTCAAAGCCTTCTGATCGGAGCCGCACCCCTCGGATAACTCGCGCCATTTTCCCGCCAATACTGATACGGTCGCGAGAAACTTGCCAACCAAGTTGAGTTTCAGCAATCCGCACAAGCTCCTGAGAGTAGCGAGTGTTTTCCATTGGCACACGCCCAAAATCGTCACAGAATTCTCGGTAGTTGGTGTAGAGTCGGCTAACTTCGGTATAGGCCGTAGCGTCAGGAACTAACCGCTCCTCCAAGTGCAACCCTGCGGAATTAGTTTCGACCGTCTGCCGCCACGTCTGAGCTTTAAATTCTGGAATTTCACCCGCTCCGATACCTTTGATGAATTGCTCGACTTGAATATCTGGCAGCAGCAGCGCAACGGCTGTCAAAGCAGATAGCTCGCTCTCAATCAGTCCCTCAATCTTAGGGTTACGTTCATGGGCAGCGAGTCGATTCGAGAAACTGACAAGGCATAGTCTGCGCTCTAGCCCGGTGGTATCGCCGCTAAATATAGCTGAATTACTTACGACCGCTAAGCCGCCATAGAACGGGCTAGAGGCTGGTTTCTTGTAGATTTCTCGGTAGCTGATGTCATCGCCGCCGGTGAGGGCTTTCAATCCGCCATGATTGCCGTTCTTTCTATCCTCATCAGGGCAGATTACCAGCTGCGAATCAATGATGTTGGCGATGGTGTAATCGTCTGAAAGCTTACCTAGAGTTGCCGCTCGATGGTTTGGCTTTCCTACTAGCCCTTGCAGCAACCTGATAAAGGTGCCCTTACCGGCTCCTGGCTCACCGACCAGGTGTACAAACATTTGAAACTCAGAGAAACGCCACTTAAGAATTCCGTTGATGATAGCCAGCAATTTGAGAACCCGCTGCCCATCGCCGCCCATCGCTTTTGTCATGTACCCGTAAGTGTGTGGGCACATCTGTTGCAAAGCTTCCAGGGGATGCAACGCGCTCAGGTTATGCAAAATGCTGTACTGACGCGGGATAACGCTAGTGAATCGCATCCCTGCTGAATGGCTGAGTAAGTTGTCAGTCTCCATGTCCAGAACGCCATTATCAAAAGCCACGTAACGCTTGCGGTCGAACGTCACCCACTTTTCCAAAAGCAGCTCTCGCTTTAAAAGCTTGATGGTGTTCTCAACATAGCTATCAGTATCAAACTGGATATTGCGAGCCTTGATTTCTGTGTAGACTACCTTGCCGAATACGTCATCGTCTAAGGCTTCCCAATACTTCTCATTCCAGATGCGCCAAGTTTTCTGCTCGTTGTGGAATGCCCAGCGAGGCTGATACTTCTCAGCCAGCTCTTGAGCCATTTGCCTTGGTGTCGGTGGTTTGGTTTTCGATTGGTAGTCATCATCATTGCTGGTGAACTGCTTTTCCCATGCTTCAAGGGTCTGTGCCTTAGCAAGTACATCCCGCTTGAATTTATCGGCACCGTTTGCCTTTATGTAGTCATCCATCCCTTTTCCTTCCTCTTGTGACCATAGGCTGGTAACGTTCCATATCGGCACGTCAAATTTTTGCAGTTGACGTGCAAGTGTTTTTGCTGCCCGTAGAACGTCTTTGTTCGTTACGCAGTCGGCATCAAAAGCGACAATGAACCCGAAACCTGATCGAGCATATTTCTCTAACTCATTTACCAAGTAACGCTTGCCCTGTGGATCACTCTTGCGGCTAGTTAGCCCCATTTCTACCCCCAATAGGGCAATAGTGGCTAAACCATTAGCACACCCAGCAATTGCCTTAAAAAAGCCTTCTGTAAGCAATAAGCAGGGATGCCCCTCGATCATGTAGCAGGTTGCCTTGAGTGCTTCCAGGTCATCCCAGTATTTAGGGTTGTCAGGGTTATTAGGCAGCATCGCATCGTAGTCGCCTAGCTGCGAGCGATACTTGGCTGCTTTCTTTTCCTCTGGTTGTTTCCAGGGCTTGTCAGGCTTGAACTGTGCTTGGATGCCTTTGCCTTCAAGCCAGATGCCGGCAGATTTAGCTGTGTAGCCTAAAAACTGGGTAGCTTCTAGCTCATCCATTGACCTGCAATTTGCCTGAACCCATGCAAGAGGTAAACCACGTTTTTCAGTAAGCTCTCTGTAGTGTCGATGTTCTAAAGAATTCTTGCGTGATACTTGCAAGCCTTGAGATTGTTGTGATATTCTTGCAGTACATGAAACAATATTCGTAATCATTTGGCGCAACCTCCTAGTAGATGAGTGGGTAGCGCCATCTGCTTATTTGGGGTAATTAGGCAAGCCGGAATACTAGGTTTTGAACTTAGAGAAGCTTTTCTTCCGTTAATTGGGTAGAAAAATTGGTAGAATTTCTACCAATTTTCATCCTTTAAGTTCTGGAAGCCTTGCGGGGCAAGGGTTATAAATTTTGTGACCCCTTCCGGTGTCGCAGAGGTCAGTTCGCGGTAACCTAGTAGGTAAGTTTTGTTTTGATAAGTGGCTAGTAACCACTTGGGCTTGCCGTCTTTACCTGCAAAGTAGAGATGGCGTTTTTTTTAGTTTTTAAAAATGCCTAAAGATACGATATCACGCTACATCTGGATGCCGCATACATCTGCACGCTATTTGTAGCAAATGGTTTGAAAAGTAAGTAAGTAGTTCCAAATATTGCACCCTTAACTTTTTAAAAGGCAACCCCCATTTTACAAGCGTTTCAGCACGCCAGCTTGAACATTGAGGAATTGACCGTCTTAATTTTCAAAAATTAACCTTGCTATTAAGGGGTTACAGATTACTGGACTACCTAAGTAGTCCAGCGTGTAAACCTATATAAAATCAGGCACTTTAGGGCAAGACGAAATCACACCGGCGTAGCAGCGGAGGTTAACGCTTACACGCTGCCGAGTTATCATGCTTCACCCCCAAAGCGGTCAATCATCCCGTTAAGCCGATTCATCCCAGCCTTGAACTTGCGCCCCTTGCAGCCTAGAATTTCCTGCACGATGTAGGATTTTGACTTACCTGCTTTCAGGTGTGCTTCAAGAGCGAGAAATAGCGTATACTCCTCATCTTCGTTAGTGGGTAACGATTCTGGCTTCGATTCGGGTAAGCCGGTTTCCTGTGCCGGTTCGCGATCGCTTTCGGTAGCAACTTGCGCCGGTGATAGTTGTTTACCTTCCTCCTGTGCCGACAGTGCCCCGAAAGGCTCTAGAGTAAGCCCGGTTAGGTCAGGGACTTCTAGCGGTTGCTCATTAAATAATCCCGGTCGTTTACACCCCTTTAGCCACTCTAGAAGCGCGGCATCCTTGAGCGATCTGGCTTTATTTATAGCGATTGTGCCCAAATAGAGCCGATCAAACCCCTCGCGCATCGCCGCTTCACCTTCTATATCAAGGGTTTTAGCGTTCTCGTCCTGCGCGAGGATAATTGCCGGCAGTAGCACCTTACGCGCTTCCCTTGCAGTGGCTCTGATGTATGGTCGCCAGTTGTCGCAATTTGCTGCGATGGCCGGTGCTTCATCAATGATCGTGCTGCACATTGGGAAATCTTCAATCCCAAGATTCCGCATTTTGTAGCGGTGATCCATCTCCTCAATTTGCGCCGCCAAGTAAGCATCAATCGCCTTGAAATCCCGACCGCCGCCAATCACCGGCAGCTCGCCCCAGTCGCGCTTTTTATGGTGTGGGTCAAGCACTGTTACCCGTCCCCCCAGGCGTCGAGCGACTGCTTTGGCAATCGTACTTTTGCCGGTACCGCTGGCTCCCACAATCAGCGTGTTTTTTTGCCCCAAGGCATCAAGGTTACCGGGCTTAATCTCTTTCATTTCAATGATTGTGGCGTCAATGGTTTCGGCTGATGGGTTTAGCGCTTGGTGTATCCAGTTCTGGTGTGCGATCTCGCTTTCATCTCTAGCAATTGTCATCATCGGCTCAGTTCGCTGGAATATCGCACGGCCACGCTTGGCGGCAATCGCTAAGATGAC
This sequence is a window from Microcoleus sp. FACHB-672. Protein-coding genes within it:
- a CDS encoding calcium-binding protein, translated to MATIIGTSGNDNLPRLTDPSIIGNDNIYGLAGNDTLNGGVGSDTMEGGADHDIYYIDTLSDVVTEAVAAGTDVVYASAGYTLGANVENLYLLGNADYGYGNTLNNYIVGNSGDNRLWGSFGIDTMVGGLGYDLYHVGNTSTVVIEGGGADIDTVYATSSYTLSPNVENLYLQQKDAYYGYGNGLNNYIAGTPGNNYLWGSVGVDTLVGGYGNDTYSVESTYDVIIEGVHESFDTGTETVYAYSSYTLSPNVENLALLGNAYYGYGNALNNFIVGNAQNNYLWGAVGFDTMEGGLGSDRYDVNETSDVIIEEANAGTDIVYSYAATYTLSPNVENLYLVGSAYSSGYGNVLNNRIWGHSGNNYLLGLLGNDTLAGGAGTDSLIGGAGTDSLIGGADADYFIFYTISEVSEGSDAIDFNALEGDKIVFSDSGFGDRVTTTTGVIPGSLLSSQFVIGVGATNSNHRVIYNSSTGALFFDSDGSAAGAQVQIASLPTSLALTSNDFQLIA
- a CDS encoding DUF3854 domain-containing protein, giving the protein MITNIVSCTARISQQSQGLQVSRKNSLEHRHYRELTEKRGLPLAWVQANCRSMDELEATQFLGYTAKSAGIWLEGKGIQAQFKPDKPWKQPEEKKAAKYRSQLGDYDAMLPNNPDNPKYWDDLEALKATCYMIEGHPCLLLTEGFFKAIAGCANGLATIALLGVEMGLTSRKSDPQGKRYLVNELEKYARSGFGFIVAFDADCVTNKDVLRAAKTLARQLQKFDVPIWNVTSLWSQEEGKGMDDYIKANGADKFKRDVLAKAQTLEAWEKQFTSNDDDYQSKTKPPTPRQMAQELAEKYQPRWAFHNEQKTWRIWNEKYWEALDDDVFGKVVYTEIKARNIQFDTDSYVENTIKLLKRELLLEKWVTFDRKRYVAFDNGVLDMETDNLLSHSAGMRFTSVIPRQYSILHNLSALHPLEALQQMCPHTYGYMTKAMGGDGQRVLKLLAIINGILKWRFSEFQMFVHLVGEPGAGKGTFIRLLQGLVGKPNHRAATLGKLSDDYTIANIIDSQLVICPDEDRKNGNHGGLKALTGGDDISYREIYKKPASSPFYGGLAVVSNSAIFSGDTTGLERRLCLVSFSNRLAAHERNPKIEGLIESELSALTAVALLLPDIQVEQFIKGIGAGEIPEFKAQTWRQTVETNSAGLHLEERLVPDATAYTEVSRLYTNYREFCDDFGRVPMENTRYSQELVRIAETQLGWQVSRDRISIGGKMARVIRGVRLRSEGFDDDIPLPSELFMRQTAQTADDSTQTAAKSVLSPYENKGSSLYRQQIDKTFSQENFSHYDAAEETPKVNRDAKIEDVAVTLEPQGFGAVSSSDIVPSPAVCAVSDDEIDFVAIMREAIEECWAWEVVEAAMTKDGQRLPAGTLTKVWAALTPKERDYFKALKVAATAPENPKQMTLDIQWKEIPKDTRQIESQWGEDWA
- a CDS encoding tyrosine-type recombinase/integrase; the protein is MEAYAVKIDGHGQAAILAQEEIELLFNDGLQSDRDRALFGVCLYAACRIAEACSLLKTDVYDRQGRIRPALIIRKGNTKGKLATRTIPVIEDLRILLTAYQPPEQNAHLFSGRHSRHHWKHLTPESAARILRAGCDRVGIEGVSTHSFRRTALTQMSNAGIPLRVIQEISGHRTLTELQKYLEVTDSQVRGAVASLSVLSHARKQSYPNLEAESPVVW
- a CDS encoding calcium-binding protein → MATIIGTSGNDNLPRLTDPSTVGNDSIYGLAGNDTINGGVGVDTMVGGIGNDFYYADSTSDVVIEGVGAGTDRIYANTNYTLGTNVENLYLQGSAYYGYGNALNNLIVGNAQNNYLWGAAGIDTMAGGLGSDRYDVNDTTDVVIEGVGAGTDIVYAYASYTLGANVENLQLLGSAYYGYGNALNNYIVGNANNNYLWGAIGVDTMAGGLGSDRYDVNDVSDVVIEGVGAGTDIVYSYNANYTLSANVENLQLQGNAYFGYGNALNNSIVGNANNNVINGGAGNDTMAGGLGKDAYIVDSVSDVVTEGVDAGIEDVYSSAANYTLSANVENLFLSDSAYSGNGNALNNSIVGNDGNNAISGDAGNDTIKGSVGSDTLTGGTGFDYFYFYSSTEGIDIITDFKQQELEQDKIVLSYAGFGSSIFTSWEMPGFLDSSQFNIGAAASNSSHRIIYNSSTGALFFDQDGTGANAQVQIAGLSTGLTLTSNDFQIIV
- a CDS encoding type IV secretory system conjugative DNA transfer family protein, with the translated sequence MKTLHPRDILFYLQTHIDAGVVIGGTVIGATLLLTSGSITERKMRPVFYGGSVILAIAAKRGRAIFQRTEPMMTIARDESEIAHQNWIHQALNPSAETIDATIIEMKEIKPGNLDALGQKNTLIVGASGTGKSTIAKAVARRLGGRVTVLDPHHKKRDWGELPVIGGGRDFKAIDAYLAAQIEEMDHRYKMRNLGIEDFPMCSTIIDEAPAIAANCDNWRPYIRATAREARKVLLPAIILAQDENAKTLDIEGEAAMREGFDRLYLGTIAINKARSLKDAALLEWLKGCKRPGLFNEQPLEVPDLTGLTLEPFGALSAQEEGKQLSPAQVATESDREPAQETGLPESKPESLPTNEDEEYTLFLALEAHLKAGKSKSYIVQEILGCKGRKFKAGMNRLNGMIDRFGGEA